From Toxotes jaculatrix isolate fToxJac2 chromosome 1, fToxJac2.pri, whole genome shotgun sequence, a single genomic window includes:
- the pabpn1l gene encoding embryonic polyadenylate-binding protein 2 gives MAENHLEYGYLEGESIGEHFSEDPELAAIKARVQELEMEEETERLREEEERCDAPEMQLLTSSPRPGPFYNMTPEERIDADNRSVYVGNVDYGATADELEIHFNGCGPVNRVTILCDRFSGHPKGFAYIEFSDRDSVQSAIGLHETLFRGRVLKVLPKRTNMPGISTTDRGGHRGGHSRGRGRGYRPPRYHNSSRGRFRYQSTRPQHQTPHPYYGGPSVGKRQWGHMDYHEQMPKRYPCLLLITPPSEELGAGSSGQHYPQQR, from the exons ATGGCGGAAAATCATCTGGAGTACGGCTACCTGGAGGGCGAGTCCATCGGGGAGCATTTCTCCGAGGACCCG GAGCTGGCGGCCATCAAGGCCAGGGTTCAGGAGCTGGAGATGGAAGAAGAGACGGAAaggctgagggaggaggaggagaggtgtgaCGCACCAGAGATGCAGTTACTGACCAGTAGCCCTCGGCCTG GACCTTTCTACAATATGACTCCTGAGGAGAGGATAGACGCAGACAACAGATCAGTCTATGTAGGAAAT GTAGACTATGGAGCTACTGCAGATGAGTTGGAGATCCATTTCAATGGCTGCGGGCCTGTCAACCGTGTTACCATCCTGTGTGACCGGTTCTCTGGCCATCCCAAGGG CTTTGCTTACATTGAGTTCTCAGATCGCGACTCTGTCCAGAGTGCTATAGGTTTGCACGAGACCCTGTTCAGAGGAAGAGTCCTTAAG GTACTGCCTAAGAGGACCAATATGCCAGGTATCAGCACCACAGACAGGGGAGGACACAGGGGAGGCCACtccagaggaagaggcagaggttaCCGTCCCCCCAGATATCATAACAGCTCACGAGGCAGGTTCCGGTACCAGTCAACCAGGCCACAACATCAAACACCCCACCCTTACTATGGAGGACCCTCAGTGGGGAAGAGACAGTGGGGACACATGGACTACCATGAACAGATGCCTAAACGTTACCCATGTCTTCTTCTCATCACACCACCATCTGAGGAATTGGGCGCAGGGTCGAGTGGACAGCACTACCCCCAGCAGCGCTAG
- the trappc2l gene encoding trafficking protein particle complex subunit 2-like protein gives MAVCIAVIAKENYPLYIRSVPTQNELKFHYTVHTSLDVVEEKISAVGKSLGDQRELYLGLLYPTEDYKVYGYVTNSKVKFVIVVDSSNTSLRDNEIRSMFRKLHNSFTDVMCNPFHNPGDPIQSKAFDGIVSGMMVQTG, from the exons ATGGCGGTGTGTATAGCAGTGATCGCAAAAGAG AACTACCCGCTGTACATTCGTAGTGTGCCCACTCAAAATGAGCTGAAGTTTCACTACACAGTGCACACCTCTCTGGATGTGGTGGAGGAGAAGATCTCAGCAGTGGGCAAATCCTTGGGAGACCAGAGAGAGCTGTACCTTGGCCTGCTCTATCCCACTGAAGACTACAAAGT ATATGGGTATGTAACAAACTCCAAGGTGAAATTTGTCATTGTTGTGGACTCATCAAATACATCATTGCGGGACAATGAAATAAGAAGT ATGTTCAGAAAATTGCACAACTCTTTTACTGATGTAATGTGCAACCCGTTCCACAATCCTGGGGACCCGATTCAATCCAA GGCCTTCGATGGAATTGTTTCTGGAATGATGGTGCAAACTGGCTGA